A window of Corallococcus macrosporus DSM 14697 contains these coding sequences:
- a CDS encoding M1 family metallopeptidase, with product MRSLLPLLLAAAVIRCAHAPEATPAAPVATAPEWPEPQPPALRLPESVRPTRYALDLKLLPAEPTFSGSVSIDVEVSEAARQIWLHGQDMEISQARVEAGGRTLEARAVTASEGRLGLLLPETVQPGKARIHLAFTGKVDRERSQGLYAVEEDGEPYLYTFFEPVDARRAFPCFDEPGFKVPWTLRITAKEEHVALANHPIVSREKLPDGLARVTFAESKPMPSYLVAFVVGPFDIVDAGTAGRNAAPLRFIVPRGRGAETAYAASVTPRIVSLIEDYFDMPYPYEKLDVAVVPRYWGTMEHPGLVALGQPLTLIRPGEETLARRKWYVNIANHELGHYWFGNIVTCNWWDDIWLNESLTSWLDRKTVDPFDTSWGFGLEQSVQSASFALETDTLAATLPVRKPATTHDEVLGAFDNGTTYAKGSAILDMFEAWLGEERMRDLLRGHIKKNEWGVTTSEDFAATLSAAAGPDVARAFRSFIDQAGAPRVAAELQCQPGAPAKLKFTQERYVPAGSTASKDQTWTIPVCVRAGSGNTSERTCTMLTGATHELELPGKSCPSWVLLNAGGTGYYRSGYTPQQLSRVLAAPERALTVREHLTLLSDMEAGVRRGDLPLGEVLRHVPTTARAEHRLIRQRGASLLGFVHPERLSDDERARYRKWVAAMYGPRARALGWEPRPGDDDAVKAQRPGLLSLAALRGEDPVLVREANRLVKAWLADRKAVHPEAVPLALVVAARNGDKAFFDTLVARARATEDRTERSRIFTTLGAFRDPALVREALALVTGSEFDVRDTWPILTGFITVAQTRALAWAFLQEHFDALASRMRPDEVAGLIGLVGTLCDDTSAAEAEAFLGPRAAKLDNAPQALTEALESIRLCAASASMNAQSVRDFLKKAPATSSAR from the coding sequence ATGCGCTCGCTCCTCCCACTTCTCCTCGCGGCCGCCGTCATTCGTTGCGCCCATGCGCCCGAGGCGACACCCGCGGCTCCCGTGGCCACCGCCCCCGAGTGGCCCGAACCCCAGCCTCCCGCGCTGCGGCTGCCCGAGTCGGTCCGCCCCACGCGCTACGCGCTCGACCTGAAGCTGCTCCCCGCCGAGCCCACCTTCTCCGGCAGCGTCAGCATCGACGTCGAGGTGAGCGAAGCCGCGCGGCAAATCTGGCTGCACGGCCAGGACATGGAGATCTCCCAGGCGCGCGTCGAAGCCGGAGGCCGCACCCTGGAGGCCCGCGCCGTCACCGCCAGCGAAGGGCGGCTCGGCCTGCTGCTCCCCGAGACAGTCCAGCCCGGCAAGGCCCGCATCCACCTCGCCTTCACCGGAAAGGTGGACCGCGAGCGCAGCCAGGGGCTCTACGCCGTGGAGGAGGACGGCGAGCCCTACCTCTACACCTTCTTCGAGCCCGTGGACGCGCGCCGCGCCTTCCCCTGCTTCGACGAGCCGGGCTTCAAGGTGCCCTGGACGCTGCGCATCACCGCCAAGGAGGAGCACGTCGCGCTCGCCAACCACCCCATCGTCTCGCGCGAAAAGCTGCCGGACGGGCTGGCGCGCGTCACGTTCGCCGAGAGCAAGCCGATGCCCAGCTACCTCGTCGCGTTCGTGGTGGGCCCCTTCGACATCGTGGACGCGGGCACCGCGGGCCGCAACGCCGCGCCGCTGCGCTTCATCGTGCCGCGCGGCCGCGGCGCGGAGACGGCCTACGCCGCCAGCGTCACGCCGCGCATCGTCTCGCTGATTGAAGACTACTTCGACATGCCGTACCCCTACGAGAAGCTCGACGTCGCGGTGGTGCCCCGCTACTGGGGCACCATGGAGCACCCGGGCCTCGTGGCGCTCGGGCAGCCGCTGACGCTCATCCGCCCCGGTGAAGAGACGCTCGCGCGCCGCAAGTGGTATGTGAACATCGCCAACCATGAGCTGGGGCACTACTGGTTCGGCAACATCGTCACCTGCAACTGGTGGGATGACATCTGGCTCAACGAGTCGCTCACCTCGTGGCTGGACCGCAAGACGGTGGACCCCTTCGACACGAGCTGGGGCTTCGGCCTGGAGCAGAGCGTCCAGTCCGCCAGCTTCGCGCTGGAGACGGACACGCTCGCCGCCACGCTGCCGGTGCGCAAGCCCGCCACCACGCATGACGAGGTGCTGGGCGCGTTCGACAACGGCACCACGTACGCCAAGGGCTCGGCCATCCTCGACATGTTCGAGGCGTGGCTCGGCGAGGAGCGCATGCGCGACTTGCTCCGCGGTCACATCAAGAAGAATGAGTGGGGTGTGACGACGTCGGAGGACTTCGCCGCCACGCTGTCCGCCGCCGCGGGGCCGGACGTCGCCCGCGCCTTCCGCAGCTTCATCGACCAGGCGGGCGCGCCGCGCGTCGCCGCCGAGCTGCAATGCCAGCCGGGCGCCCCCGCGAAGCTGAAGTTCACCCAGGAGCGCTACGTCCCCGCGGGCTCCACCGCCAGCAAGGACCAGACGTGGACCATCCCGGTGTGCGTGCGCGCCGGCTCCGGCAACACGTCCGAGCGCACGTGCACCATGCTCACCGGGGCCACGCACGAGCTGGAGCTGCCCGGCAAGAGCTGCCCGTCCTGGGTGCTGCTCAACGCGGGCGGCACCGGCTACTACCGCTCCGGCTACACGCCCCAGCAGCTCTCCCGCGTGCTGGCCGCGCCCGAGCGCGCGCTGACGGTGCGCGAGCATTTGACGCTGCTGTCCGACATGGAGGCCGGGGTGCGCCGGGGCGACCTGCCCCTGGGCGAGGTCCTGCGCCACGTCCCCACCACGGCCAGGGCGGAGCACCGCCTCATCCGGCAGCGCGGCGCTTCGCTGCTGGGCTTCGTGCACCCGGAGCGGCTGTCCGACGACGAGCGCGCGCGCTATCGGAAGTGGGTGGCCGCGATGTACGGCCCGCGGGCCCGCGCCCTGGGCTGGGAGCCCAGGCCCGGAGATGACGACGCGGTGAAGGCCCAGCGCCCGGGGCTCCTGTCGCTGGCGGCGCTGCGCGGCGAGGACCCGGTCCTGGTCCGGGAAGCCAACCGGCTGGTGAAGGCGTGGCTGGCGGACCGCAAGGCCGTCCATCCCGAGGCCGTCCCCCTCGCGCTGGTCGTGGCGGCGCGCAACGGCGACAAGGCCTTCTTCGACACGCTGGTCGCCCGCGCCCGCGCCACCGAGGACCGGACCGAGCGCAGCCGCATCTTCACCACCCTGGGCGCCTTCCGGGACCCGGCGCTCGTGCGCGAGGCGCTCGCGCTCGTGACGGGAAGCGAGTTCGACGTGCGTGACACCTGGCCCATCCTCACGGGGTTCATCACCGTGGCGCAGACGCGGGCGCTCGCCTGGGCGTTCCTCCAGGAGCACTTCGACGCGCTCGCCAGCCGGATGCGCCCGGACGAGGTCGCCGGGCTCATCGGCCTGGTGGGCACGCTGTGTGACGACACGA
- a CDS encoding serine/threonine-protein kinase: MPSTTDSGRPPAQSRVPRPPATPDAPQPLFTVGGVRYEAVRELVRMPTGEVLLQALRYALEEEVPGRCLVRRLPSPSTYEERKRLSDEIQLAFRLNHPGIAQVFHLKIHRNTPHVVMEYVEGPSLDTLVSAGMARGRPVSEALALYIGAEIADALHYAHTLRGEDGRPLGIIHRDVNPRHLYLGAHGGVKLANFGAAYSLMVGRLESPANLVRGDVAYASPEYLERLPLSPASDIFSLGVVLVELLTGKHLFDVEDVPSPPEGLSSLRAEQFTSLPLTQMRVLLSSFSPAEVEAAVAGLSPDVKALLHSALRIVPDERFATAADMGGVLRAALTKRYPSYGRQDARQEVARVIAEGSCLRDVVEFGEAGLYPEGLDAHELGALGEED, translated from the coding sequence ATGCCTTCCACGACCGACAGCGGCAGACCTCCCGCGCAGTCTCGCGTTCCCCGTCCACCCGCGACTCCGGACGCACCCCAGCCCCTCTTTACGGTGGGCGGCGTCCGTTATGAGGCCGTGCGTGAGTTGGTGCGGATGCCAACGGGCGAGGTGCTCCTTCAAGCGCTCCGATACGCGCTGGAAGAGGAGGTGCCGGGGCGGTGCCTCGTGCGGCGTCTGCCCAGCCCTTCTACCTACGAGGAGCGCAAACGGCTCTCGGATGAAATTCAATTGGCCTTCCGGCTCAATCACCCCGGAATCGCCCAGGTCTTCCACCTGAAGATTCACCGGAACACGCCTCACGTCGTCATGGAGTACGTGGAAGGGCCCTCGCTGGACACGCTCGTGAGCGCGGGCATGGCCCGGGGCAGGCCCGTGTCCGAGGCGTTGGCCCTCTACATCGGCGCGGAAATCGCCGATGCCCTGCACTACGCCCACACATTGCGCGGCGAGGATGGCAGGCCGCTGGGCATCATCCACCGCGACGTCAACCCCCGGCACCTCTACCTGGGGGCGCACGGCGGGGTGAAGCTGGCCAACTTCGGGGCGGCCTACTCTCTCATGGTGGGGCGGCTGGAGTCCCCCGCCAATCTCGTCCGAGGCGACGTGGCCTACGCCTCCCCTGAGTACCTGGAGCGACTGCCGCTGTCCCCGGCCTCCGACATCTTCAGCCTGGGCGTGGTGCTCGTGGAGCTGCTGACGGGGAAGCACCTCTTCGACGTGGAGGACGTGCCGTCGCCCCCCGAGGGGCTGAGCTCGCTGCGGGCCGAGCAGTTCACGTCCCTTCCGCTCACGCAGATGCGCGTGCTGCTCTCCAGTTTCAGTCCGGCGGAGGTCGAGGCCGCGGTGGCGGGGCTGTCTCCGGATGTGAAGGCCCTTCTCCATTCAGCGCTACGCATCGTCCCGGATGAGCGCTTCGCGACGGCGGCGGACATGGGAGGCGTTCTGCGCGCGGCCCTGACGAAGCGGTACCCGTCCTATGGGCGGCAGGATGCCCGGCAAGAGGTCGCCCGCGTCATCGCGGAGGGGAGCTGCCTCCGTGACGTGGTGGAGTTCGGTGAGGCGGGCCTGTACCCGGAGGGATTGGACGCGCACGAACTCGGCGCGCTCGGGGAAGAAGATTAG
- a CDS encoding helix-turn-helix domain-containing protein: MNEELAITIGTAAREAREKLGMTRAEVAERVGLVEPAYRRMERGKVLPSVTVLHRLSLTLGLSPEVLLGTAPQGTAKKPSRAPLLDAETAELRRLLALARKLDAEKLDALLHVADALTR; this comes from the coding sequence ATGAATGAAGAACTGGCAATCACCATCGGCACCGCCGCTCGTGAAGCACGGGAGAAGTTGGGGATGACTCGGGCCGAGGTGGCCGAACGCGTGGGCCTGGTGGAGCCCGCCTACCGTCGAATGGAGCGAGGGAAGGTGCTGCCCAGCGTCACCGTCCTCCACCGCCTCAGCCTGACCCTGGGCCTCTCCCCCGAAGTCCTGCTTGGCACGGCACCCCAGGGGACGGCGAAGAAGCCCTCGCGCGCGCCGCTCCTGGATGCCGAGACGGCCGAGCTGCGCCGGCTGCTCGCCCTCGCGCGGAAGTTGGACGCGGAGAAGCTGGATGCGCTCCTCCACGTCGCCGACGCCCTGACTCGCTAA
- a CDS encoding serine/threonine-protein kinase, translated as MRVREPALAELSPGAQVMGYTVERRLGSGGFGAVYLARCEGRAYALKLLDLARVGGRVEREVSILLKLDHPNVVGIHGFGVWPVASPTLGVIVMEYVEGRQLDVWASEENPSARQVARVVLDVARALEASHEAGVLHRDVKELNVMVRASDGVAKLVDFGVGDYAGAPGITVDILPPGTPEYRSPEAWSFFRRNARVPRAFFTPGASDDLWALGVVLYRLLTARPPFPTDHFMLADAVIANEALPPCQVNDRVPVALSEVCMALLAKTPASRTPSAGALRVALEALLQGADAAWDVPLCDAYGEDTATTEGGMDSHEQWLNEPLRRPRRGKRPKRELPPLWEGPALLMEAEAAAARTPRPVRSSRGWRMGAMALLVGCVSAGLVWGWRTPRVAVPAPTRQEVARPGSSSQAVRAAALPSGAESTPAAVAAPAMLPEATPVKMEKTESPTPPKPARKGAGAMRRPIVAAAACMGLACPGAQVRPPPPPEPCPERAVEVMERLGVKVGDHWGVTFLVDHPQVIKVTDGPAELRLLADWNRMPDGTLFSGRLIVSDRVYGRFTHARTRDGKRFPVCLELESESLVKGLAREPGDDSPASARVFTTGDVRAVDAFD; from the coding sequence ATGAGGGTGAGGGAGCCTGCCCTCGCGGAGCTTTCTCCCGGAGCCCAGGTGATGGGCTACACGGTGGAGCGCCGGTTGGGCAGTGGCGGCTTCGGGGCCGTGTATCTCGCGCGGTGCGAGGGGCGGGCCTATGCGCTCAAGTTGTTGGACCTGGCGCGCGTGGGCGGGCGGGTGGAGCGCGAAGTCTCCATCCTGCTGAAGCTGGACCACCCCAACGTGGTGGGCATTCACGGCTTCGGGGTGTGGCCGGTGGCGTCCCCTACGCTCGGCGTCATCGTCATGGAGTACGTGGAAGGGCGGCAGTTGGACGTCTGGGCGTCCGAGGAGAACCCCTCTGCGCGGCAGGTGGCGCGCGTGGTGCTGGACGTGGCGCGGGCGCTGGAGGCTTCCCACGAGGCGGGAGTGCTTCACCGCGACGTGAAGGAGCTCAACGTCATGGTGCGCGCCTCGGATGGCGTGGCCAAGCTGGTGGACTTCGGTGTCGGGGACTACGCGGGGGCACCCGGAATCACAGTGGACATCCTCCCGCCAGGGACACCCGAGTACCGCTCCCCGGAGGCGTGGAGCTTCTTCCGGCGGAACGCCCGCGTGCCAAGGGCCTTCTTCACACCGGGCGCCTCGGACGACCTGTGGGCGCTGGGCGTGGTCCTCTACCGGCTCTTGACGGCGCGCCCGCCCTTTCCGACCGACCACTTCATGTTGGCGGATGCCGTCATCGCGAACGAGGCGCTTCCTCCGTGTCAGGTGAATGACCGGGTGCCCGTGGCGCTCAGCGAGGTGTGCATGGCGCTGCTGGCGAAGACGCCGGCCTCGCGGACGCCGAGCGCGGGGGCGCTTCGTGTAGCGCTGGAGGCGCTCCTTCAAGGAGCGGACGCGGCCTGGGACGTTCCGCTGTGCGACGCCTACGGCGAGGACACGGCGACGACGGAAGGGGGGATGGACAGTCACGAGCAGTGGCTGAACGAACCGCTGCGCCGGCCCCGGCGTGGGAAGCGGCCGAAGCGGGAGCTGCCGCCCCTGTGGGAGGGACCGGCTCTGCTGATGGAAGCGGAGGCCGCTGCGGCACGGACGCCAAGGCCCGTGCGCAGCTCCCGAGGCTGGCGCATGGGGGCCATGGCGTTGCTCGTGGGGTGCGTCTCAGCGGGGCTGGTGTGGGGCTGGCGCACGCCACGCGTCGCGGTGCCTGCGCCGACCCGTCAGGAAGTAGCGCGGCCTGGGAGTTCGTCCCAAGCTGTCCGCGCCGCAGCTCTCCCCTCTGGCGCGGAGTCCACCCCTGCGGCCGTCGCTGCCCCTGCGATGCTGCCCGAGGCCACACCCGTGAAGATGGAGAAGACCGAGAGCCCGACGCCACCGAAGCCCGCCAGGAAGGGCGCTGGCGCCATGCGAAGGCCGATTGTCGCCGCTGCGGCCTGTATGGGGTTGGCGTGCCCTGGCGCGCAGGTGCGCCCACCGCCTCCCCCTGAGCCGTGTCCTGAGCGCGCTGTCGAGGTGATGGAGAGGTTGGGCGTCAAGGTGGGAGACCACTGGGGCGTGACCTTTCTGGTCGACCATCCGCAGGTCATCAAGGTGACCGATGGCCCGGCGGAGCTGCGGCTGCTCGCTGATTGGAACCGCATGCCGGACGGCACGCTCTTCTCCGGGAGACTCATCGTGAGTGACCGGGTCTACGGGCGGTTCACCCATGCGCGCACCCGTGATGGGAAGCGCTTCCCCGTTTGCTTGGAGCTGGAATCCGAGTCCCTGGTGAAGGGCCTGGCGAGAGAGCCAGGGGATGACAGCCCCGCGTCGGCGCGCGTCTTCACGACTGGGGACGTGAGAGCGGTGGATGCGTTTGATTGA
- a CDS encoding DUF2381 family protein, with amino-acid sequence MRATSPVILLLVALVAEGAQAQGALASGSGARRIELGPDDSGALTEIAVSPGLSTVILFDSELAQDGVAVEGSSSFSNVDIGRTTMRLVPSGRGQPGEKFRMSVRFRDGAAPPGASFLLTIHPARADSVVEVYRNARTVESYQQEAREARSETLRCMEENARLVAERGAPGGLAGLLATGGVDANGVAGWSVTNTVASDPRNALKPFRVQSYRAKARVALEVLLHDLRGERPWVVSGATLRGSPGTELKVLNVWQSSPITSGQTARVVVEAEAPAESARGAFSLKLWEADGPRTVTIGNVTFP; translated from the coding sequence ATGCGTGCAACATCACCGGTCATTCTCCTCCTGGTCGCGCTCGTGGCGGAGGGGGCCCAGGCTCAGGGAGCCCTGGCGTCGGGGAGCGGCGCTCGGCGCATTGAGCTGGGGCCAGATGATTCCGGGGCACTGACAGAGATCGCGGTCAGCCCCGGCTTGTCCACCGTGATTCTCTTCGATTCAGAACTGGCTCAAGACGGGGTCGCCGTGGAGGGGAGCAGCAGCTTCTCGAATGTCGACATCGGCCGCACGACGATGCGGTTGGTTCCCTCGGGGCGGGGGCAGCCTGGGGAGAAGTTCCGAATGTCGGTGCGGTTCCGCGACGGCGCGGCACCTCCTGGCGCGTCGTTCCTGCTGACAATTCATCCCGCACGCGCGGACAGCGTCGTCGAGGTGTATCGGAACGCGAGGACCGTGGAGTCGTACCAGCAGGAGGCGCGGGAGGCGCGCTCCGAGACGCTGCGCTGCATGGAAGAAAACGCGCGCCTGGTGGCGGAGCGTGGTGCCCCGGGGGGGCTGGCCGGACTGCTTGCGACAGGCGGCGTCGATGCGAACGGTGTGGCTGGCTGGAGCGTGACCAACACGGTTGCCTCAGACCCGAGGAACGCCCTCAAGCCTTTCAGGGTCCAGAGCTACCGCGCGAAGGCCCGCGTCGCGCTTGAAGTCTTACTGCATGACCTGCGGGGAGAACGGCCGTGGGTTGTCAGTGGCGCCACGCTTCGCGGTTCTCCAGGAACCGAGCTGAAAGTGCTCAATGTCTGGCAGTCATCGCCCATCACATCGGGCCAGACTGCCAGGGTGGTTGTCGAAGCGGAAGCGCCGGCCGAATCAGCACGCGGTGCATTCTCACTCAAGCTGTGGGAGGCCGACGGCCCCCGGACGGTCACGATTGGCAACGTGACGTTCCCCTGA
- a CDS encoding Tox-REase-5 domain-containing protein, with translation MRAGHWVVGVALLLTGCAGVESSTRRETFHQRAALPGERWTASGEDAEYEPEAEAAEGASRQPLHRRHLFRDGMLLGGARGQEDEFDVLLRNAGLEARDARPVAGNPLTPKHAARLLQALMGRDVTLGQFPARLAVGFLLREVLATGEVSRAELVRRVERFRHLAVLRPDGRLAWVRSGRTQQRVADVGWKDGAFRAHGFELGRFYDGRTGVFRLLNDELREESGFPLADVHDDADVVSRTLDGAEEAFVGLALAVGKFFSTSPADNLEALREMPAAVVALLKSSPEYLERFRYMTRGEQVQAVSKLVTNLIATWGTASAATRTLEGTALATAEVPALVLSAQGTVAMRLVAAPVGRAAAVLSGGPGAAIILQRAGTAAKDGAPSKGPGQWGPAKESMSPRARRYQEQIAGHSADEAYWVGGVGRDRGGVKFDGFDAGVLLEAKGPGYARFFEELDPKRWFKNSGAKALGEQALRQVKAAKGMPIRWHVAEETAVPALRKLLQDRGIKGIEVVFTPPL, from the coding sequence ATGCGTGCTGGCCATTGGGTGGTGGGAGTCGCCCTGCTTCTCACGGGCTGCGCCGGGGTTGAGTCGTCGACTCGCAGGGAGACGTTCCATCAGCGCGCGGCGCTTCCGGGGGAGCGGTGGACCGCTTCGGGCGAGGACGCCGAGTACGAGCCCGAGGCCGAAGCGGCGGAAGGCGCGTCCAGGCAACCGCTTCACCGGCGCCACCTGTTCCGGGACGGGATGCTCCTGGGAGGGGCGCGCGGGCAGGAGGACGAATTCGACGTCCTGCTTCGCAACGCGGGACTCGAAGCACGGGACGCGCGGCCTGTTGCGGGCAACCCACTCACTCCGAAGCACGCGGCGCGACTCCTCCAAGCGTTGATGGGGAGGGACGTGACGCTGGGCCAGTTCCCTGCGCGGCTCGCGGTGGGCTTCCTGCTGCGGGAGGTGCTGGCGACGGGGGAGGTGTCGCGGGCCGAGTTGGTGCGCCGGGTGGAGCGCTTCAGGCACCTGGCGGTGCTGCGGCCAGACGGGCGGCTTGCGTGGGTGCGCAGCGGACGGACGCAGCAGCGGGTGGCGGACGTCGGGTGGAAGGACGGAGCCTTCCGCGCCCATGGCTTCGAGTTGGGGCGCTTCTACGACGGGCGGACGGGTGTCTTCCGGCTGCTGAATGATGAGCTGCGGGAGGAGAGCGGCTTCCCGCTGGCGGACGTCCACGATGATGCGGACGTCGTCAGCCGCACGCTGGACGGGGCGGAGGAGGCCTTCGTCGGGCTGGCCCTCGCGGTGGGGAAGTTCTTCTCGACGTCTCCGGCGGACAACCTCGAGGCACTTCGGGAGATGCCCGCCGCCGTGGTGGCGTTGCTGAAGTCGTCTCCCGAGTACCTGGAGCGCTTCCGGTACATGACGCGGGGCGAGCAGGTACAAGCCGTCTCCAAGCTGGTGACGAACCTCATCGCCACCTGGGGGACGGCGTCGGCCGCGACGCGTACGTTGGAGGGGACGGCGCTCGCCACGGCGGAAGTGCCCGCGCTCGTCTTGTCCGCCCAGGGCACCGTCGCGATGCGACTTGTGGCGGCGCCGGTGGGGCGCGCGGCGGCGGTGCTGAGCGGCGGGCCTGGGGCGGCCATCATTCTTCAGCGGGCGGGCACCGCCGCGAAGGACGGCGCACCGTCGAAGGGGCCCGGCCAGTGGGGGCCGGCGAAGGAGTCCATGTCCCCACGGGCCCGGCGCTACCAGGAACAAATCGCGGGACATTCAGCGGACGAGGCATACTGGGTCGGAGGCGTCGGCAGGGACAGGGGAGGCGTGAAGTTCGATGGGTTCGATGCAGGGGTGCTGCTGGAGGCGAAGGGGCCGGGCTATGCCAGGTTCTTCGAAGAACTCGACCCGAAACGCTGGTTCAAAAACTCGGGGGCGAAGGCTCTTGGCGAACAGGCGCTCCGACAGGTGAAGGCGGCCAAAGGGATGCCCATTCGTTGGCACGTAGCAGAGGAAACCGCTGTCCCTGCACTTCGGAAGCTACTTCAGGACAGAGGAATTAAAGGGATCGAGGTTGTTTTCACACCTCCCCTTTGA
- a CDS encoding immunity 52 family protein, with protein MVETYYAAAYWRARKESSDECASRVVALLESIAGVEASFASWFRQSKARKDAWKKPVTPNQAELAKALERTKDRHHEDLGYRIGGWNGASEDSDACSFDAAVGIYSEWVNNFWLFELPIHGASAERVLTARVLSGLLRSMATALDPDWGVAMSHAHREIADSTGRANVQIGWVTYLARHRGTVPPLPAPVRIEQVEDKGTLIVLTPERFTADNPEHVALAERVRELLDRAGLLKPLQAKP; from the coding sequence GTGGTGGAGACTTACTATGCCGCTGCATACTGGCGCGCGCGCAAGGAATCATCGGATGAATGCGCATCTCGCGTGGTGGCCTTGCTCGAATCTATCGCTGGAGTTGAGGCGTCGTTCGCTAGCTGGTTCAGGCAGAGCAAGGCGCGAAAGGACGCTTGGAAAAAGCCGGTCACGCCCAATCAGGCTGAACTCGCAAAGGCGCTGGAGCGCACCAAGGATCGGCATCATGAAGATCTTGGTTATCGAATAGGCGGATGGAACGGCGCCTCTGAAGATTCCGACGCATGCAGTTTTGATGCAGCCGTGGGCATCTACTCCGAATGGGTTAACAACTTCTGGCTCTTTGAGCTGCCCATTCACGGTGCAAGTGCTGAACGCGTCTTGACGGCACGAGTTTTAAGCGGGCTTCTTAGGAGCATGGCGACAGCATTAGACCCTGATTGGGGTGTTGCCATGTCTCATGCACATCGGGAAATTGCCGACTCAACCGGACGGGCAAATGTCCAGATTGGGTGGGTGACGTACCTCGCGCGTCATCGGGGCACGGTGCCGCCGCTTCCTGCCCCCGTGCGCATCGAGCAGGTAGAGGACAAGGGCACCCTCATCGTTCTCACACCCGAGCGCTTCACGGCGGACAACCCGGAGCATGTGGCGCTGGCTGAGCGGGTGCGGGAGCTGCTGGACCGGGCCGGGCTCTTGAAGCCGCTCCAGGCCAAACCATAG
- a CDS encoding Tox-REase-5 domain-containing protein, giving the protein MRAGHWVVGVALLLTGCAGVESSTRRETLHQRAALPGERWTASGEDAEYEPEAEAAEGASRQPLHRRHLFRDGMLLGGARGQEDEFDVLLRNAGLEARDARPVAGNPLTPKHAARLLQALMGRDVTLGQFPARLAVGFMLREVLATGEVSRAELARRVERFRYVAVLRPDGRLAWVRSGRTQQRVADVGWKDGAFRAHGFELGRFYDGRTGVFRLLDDELREESGFPLADVHDDADVVSRTLDGAEEAFVGLALAVGKFFSTSPAESLAALRELPAGVVALLRSSPEYLERFGYMTRGEQVQAVSKLVTNLIATWGTASAATRTLEGTALATAEVPALVLSAQGTVAMRLVAAPVGRAAAVLSGGPGAAIILQRADTAAKDGAPSKGPGRWRPAKEHMEEPARRYQAQVASAPEGQVYEIDNVKFDGFNGASLLEAKGPGYEKFLGQGVEQGGWFEGFMGMVKQARSQQRVSRGFPIEWHCAESRVADYVRVLFRRNGLGRISVIHTPPN; this is encoded by the coding sequence ATGCGTGCTGGCCATTGGGTGGTGGGTGTCGCCCTGCTTCTCACGGGCTGCGCCGGGGTTGAGTCGTCGACTCGCAGGGAGACGCTCCATCAGCGCGCGGCGCTTCCGGGGGAGCGGTGGACCGCTTCGGGCGAGGACGCCGAGTACGAGCCCGAGGCCGAAGCGGCGGAAGGCGCGTCCAGGCAACCGCTTCACCGGCGCCACCTGTTCCGGGACGGGATGCTCCTGGGAGGGGCGCGCGGGCAGGAGGATGAATTCGACGTCCTGCTTCGCAACGCGGGCCTGGAAGCACGGGACGCGCGGCCTGTCGCGGGCAACCCACTCACTCCGAAGCACGCGGCGCGACTCCTCCAAGCGTTGATGGGGAGGGACGTGACGCTGGGCCAGTTCCCGGCGCGGCTCGCGGTGGGCTTCATGCTGCGGGAGGTGCTGGCGACGGGGGAGGTGTCGCGGGCCGAGTTGGCGCGCCGGGTGGAGCGCTTCAGGTACGTGGCGGTGCTGCGGCCAGACGGGCGGCTTGCGTGGGTGCGCAGCGGACGGACGCAGCAGCGGGTGGCGGACGTCGGGTGGAAGGACGGAGCCTTCCGCGCCCATGGCTTCGAGTTGGGGCGCTTCTACGACGGGCGGACGGGAGTCTTCCGGCTGCTGGACGATGAGCTGCGGGAGGAGAGCGGCTTCCCGCTGGCGGACGTGCATGATGATGCGGACGTCGTCAGCCGCACGCTGGACGGGGCGGAGGAGGCCTTCGTCGGGCTGGCCCTCGCGGTGGGGAAGTTCTTCTCGACGTCGCCAGCGGAGAGCCTCGCGGCGCTGAGGGAGCTGCCGGCCGGGGTGGTGGCGCTGTTGAGGTCGTCCCCCGAGTACCTGGAGCGCTTCGGGTACATGACCCGGGGTGAGCAGGTGCAGGCCGTCTCGAAGCTGGTGACGAACCTCATCGCCACCTGGGGGACGGCGTCGGCCGCGACGCGTACGTTGGAGGGGACGGCGCTCGCCACGGCGGAAGTGCCCGCGCTCGTCTTGTCCGCCCAGGGCACCGTCGCGATGCGACTTGTGGCGGCGCCGGTGGGGCGCGCGGCGGCGGTGCTGAGCGGCGGGCCTGGGGCGGCCATCATCCTTCAGCGGGCTGACACCGCTGCGAAGGACGGCGCACCGTCGAAGGGGCCCGGGCGCTGGCGGCCTGCCAAGGAGCACATGGAGGAACCTGCCCGAAGGTATCAGGCCCAGGTCGCTTCAGCGCCCGAGGGACAGGTTTACGAGATCGACAACGTGAAGTTCGATGGGTTCAACGGTGCCTCGTTGCTAGAGGCAAAAGGTCCAGGCTATGAGAAGTTTCTTGGGCAGGGTGTGGAGCAAGGAGGATGGTTCGAGGGGTTCATGGGCATGGTCAAACAAGCGAGGAGCCAACAACGTGTTTCCCGTGGGTTCCCCATTGAGTGGCACTGTGCGGAGAGCCGGGTCGCGGACTATGTGCGAGTTCTCTTCAGGCGAAACGGCTTGGGAAGAATCTCAGTCATCCACACGCCGCCGAACTGA